A single genomic interval of Octopus bimaculoides isolate UCB-OBI-ISO-001 chromosome 22, ASM119413v2, whole genome shotgun sequence harbors:
- the LOC106872290 gene encoding glutamate--cysteine ligase regulatory subunit, whose translation MAYPCPVFPNASSLFVHSGNILNWNRLKKKPLQSQQEEFIESVKGTLSSFLESSHTDTLQNVPKLNCIHSEFKEALPKEERSELKLTVKIFLYNNQPATIVRDAVKKVLSELDVEYIETVLLSWHAEFGEDEDEDELRLKHLQPYWEVLQDLHDDDLLLNAGVSDLDRDLLEELYEWAKVKPCINQVNLASCCTMPPELIEYAKATDIQLLTHNDPKAMFPDATLQEIIRSYTTQMDSENWSMEWAVCYSVVVKCRGVIKAKGNMITANRPTQNSLKIAKSD comes from the exons ATGGCCTACCCATGTCCAGTCTTTCCGAACGCTTCATCATTGTTTGTGCACagtggcaacatattaaattgGAATCGACTTAAGAAAAAACCATTACAGAGTCAACAAGAAGAG TTTATTGAAAGTGTGAAGGGAACATTATCATCATTCCTTGAGTCATCACATACGGACACTTTGCAG AACGTTCCAAAACTCAACTGCATCCATTCTGAATTTAAGGAAGCTTTACCAAAGGAAGAACGATCAGAACTGAAATTAACAG tgaaaatatttttatacaacaatCAACCTGCGACAATTGTTAGAGATGCAGTTAAGAAAG TTCTCAGTGAACTTGATGTGGAATACATAGAAACTGTTTTGCTATCATGGCATGCTGAGTTTGGTGAAGACGAAGATGAAGATGAACTAAGATTAAAGCACTTGCAACCTTACTGGGAAGTCCTGCAAGACTTACATGATGACGATCTATTGCTTAATGCTGGAGTCTCTGACTTAGACAGAGATCTGTTGGAAGAATTATATGAGTGGGCAAAG GTAAAACCCTGTATAAACCAAGTGAACTTAGCAAGCTGCTGTACCATGCCTCCTGAGTTGATTGAATATGCCAAGGCTACAGACATACAGTTACTTACCCACAATGACCCTAAAG CCATGTTTCCTGATGCAACACTTCAAGAAATCATCCGAAGCTATACCACccagatggattctgagaactggTCAATGGAATGGGCTGTGTGTTATTCTGTTGTTGTTAAGTGCCGAGGTGTTATCAAAGCTAAAGGAAACATGATCACAGCAAACAGGCCCACTCAGAATTCTCTAAAGATAGCCaagagtgattga